The following proteins are co-located in the Verrucomicrobiia bacterium genome:
- the argB gene encoding acetylglutamate kinase — protein MQDLISKAATLLEALPYIQKFSGTTFVVKYGGSFMDSPDEAVRNGVARDIVFLEAVEINPVVVHGGGKAITRAMDKAGLKAEFIQGQRVTDEATVAVVDQVLSREINPEIVRTINRLGGVAQGFAGTDIFTCKKLLLDGPDGQKIDIGYVGEVIKVNVEPLLECIDRGVTPIISPTAKGADGKIYNCNADVAAAMVAIALKAKRLVFMSDVPGLMRDFKDPSTVIPHLATKEVAELKKAGIIDKGMIPKVDSAVAAVKSGVDKVSFVDGRMNHAVLLEIFTDAGVGTEVVL, from the coding sequence GTGCAGGATTTGATCTCTAAAGCGGCGACGTTGCTGGAAGCGTTGCCTTACATCCAGAAATTCAGCGGCACGACGTTTGTCGTGAAGTACGGCGGCAGCTTCATGGATTCTCCCGATGAAGCGGTGCGCAACGGGGTTGCGCGCGACATCGTGTTCCTCGAGGCTGTGGAGATTAATCCTGTGGTAGTGCATGGCGGCGGCAAGGCCATCACGCGCGCGATGGACAAGGCGGGCCTCAAGGCGGAGTTCATCCAGGGGCAGCGCGTGACGGATGAGGCGACGGTCGCGGTGGTGGATCAGGTGCTTTCGCGCGAGATCAATCCGGAGATCGTGCGGACGATTAACCGCTTGGGTGGTGTCGCACAAGGTTTTGCGGGCACGGATATTTTCACCTGCAAGAAGCTGCTGCTTGATGGGCCAGATGGCCAGAAGATCGACATTGGTTACGTGGGCGAAGTCATCAAAGTGAACGTGGAACCGTTGCTGGAATGCATTGATCGCGGCGTGACGCCGATCATCAGCCCGACGGCGAAGGGCGCGGATGGCAAGATTTACAACTGCAATGCAGATGTGGCGGCGGCGATGGTCGCCATCGCGCTCAAGGCGAAGCGCCTCGTGTTCATGAGCGATGTTCCAGGCTTGATGCGCGATTTCAAAGACCCGAGCACGGTCATCCCGCATCTTGCGACCAAAGAAGTCGCGGAGCTGAAGAAGGCGGGTATCATCGACAAGGGCATGATCCCGAAAGTGGATAGTGCCGTGGCCGCCGTGAAGTCAGGCGTGGACAAGGTGTCGTTTGTAGATGGCCGCATGAACCACGCCGTGCTGTTGGAGATCTTCACGGACGCCGGGGTGGGCACCGAGGTGGTATTATAA
- a CDS encoding Uma2 family endonuclease, whose product MASIEAPIWQTLEDYLAEETNRPIRREYWGGAIFQTDQEDSQHSTIVQNLFSALQQPVKRKSLNIFASDMKLQVHVGESKLIYYPDILITNEQFDSDPSYRCQPQVIIEVSSPKTELTDRRSKFLFLRQIESLQEYILVQQSKSQITVFRRENHWQPESLQSPTDNLLIPSLAFNLPLASVYERATS is encoded by the coding sequence ATGGCTAGCATTGAAGCTCCCATCTGGCAGACCCTTGAGGACTATCTCGCTGAGGAAACTAATCGTCCCATCCGTCGAGAGTATTGGGGCGGAGCCATATTTCAGACCGATCAAGAGGATAGCCAGCACAGCACCATTGTTCAGAATTTATTTTCTGCACTACAACAACCGGTCAAAAGAAAATCTCTGAATATTTTCGCCAGTGACATGAAACTCCAAGTCCATGTCGGCGAAAGCAAACTGATCTATTATCCGGATATCTTGATCACCAACGAGCAATTCGACTCTGATCCAAGTTACCGCTGCCAGCCGCAAGTGATCATCGAAGTATCGTCACCTAAAACAGAGCTTACCGACAGGCGGTCGAAATTCTTATTTCTTCGGCAAATCGAATCGCTTCAGGAATACATCCTTGTCCAGCAAAGCAAATCGCAGATCACCGTCTTCCGCCGGGAAAACCATTGGCAACCGGAATCACTCCAATCGCCCACGGATAACCTGCTAATCCCTTCGTTGGCTTTCAACTTGCCGCTCGCTTCGGTTTACGAACGGGCAACGAGCTAA